In a genomic window of Scheffersomyces stipitis CBS 6054 chromosome 4, complete sequence:
- the FLX2 gene encoding mitochondrial carrier protein (Mitochondrial FAD carrier protein~go_component membrane~go_function binding~go_process transport), producing MADRGEKHNLGRPDFSDVVQGEDLEFRGSKERTFEIHRKFSILSFNSPQLLQHCSANQIVTMAGAASGFLAGVIVCPLDVVKTRLQAQGAMLRSDSNTTIKYKGFLGAFKTIVREEGIRGLYRGLVPITIGYLPTWTIYFTVYERTKQLYPSILHQYLGIERDSATHFLSALTAGITSSCAVNPIWVVKTRLMIQTGKGHTIYDSVKAKASTDKVKRTYYKGTIDAFSKMYREEGIKVFYSGLVPSLFGLLHVGIHFPVYEKLKKFLHSGDITHSNTLLGRLIVASALSKMIASTITYPHEILRTRMQIQTKSNKPENGKGKLAAAIFRIYKTEGLRGFYAGYGINLLRTVPASAVTLVSFEYFKTYLLEISHKV from the coding sequence ATGGCCGATAGAGGAGAAAAGCACAATCTCGGTCGTCCGGACTTCTCCGATGTAGTACAAGGTGAAGATCTCGAGTTCCGGGGATCGAAAGAAAGGACTTTCGAGATCCACCGTAAGTTTTCCATTCTCAGCTTCAATTCACCacagcttcttcagcacTGTCTGGCCAATCAGATCGTGACAATGGCAGGAGCAGCATCTGGATTTCTTGCCGGAGTCATTGTGTGTCCTCTCGATGTAGTCAAGACTCGTTTACAAGCACAGGGAGCTATGCTTCGTTCCGACTCCAATACGACCATCAAATATAAGGGATTTTTAGGGGCTTTCAAGACGATTGTACGAGAGGAAGGTATTAGGGGACTTTACCGAGGTCTTGTTCCTATCACCATCGGTTACTTACCGACGTGGACTATCTATTTCACAGTGTATGAGCGCACGAAACAGTTGTATCCATCTATATTGCATCAGTATCTTGGCATTGAGCGAGACTCGGCCACACATTTCTTGTCAGCTTTGACTGCTGGAATAACATCGTCTTGTGCTGTGAATCCGATTTGGGTAGTCAAGACGAGATTGATGATCCAGACAGGAAAGGGCCATACGATCTACGATAGTGTCAAAGCTAAGGCCAGCACTGACAAGGTCAAAAGAACATACTATAAGGGCACAATAGATGCCTTCAGTAAAATGTACCGCGAAGAGGGAATCAAAGTCTTTTATTCTGGACTTGTTCCGTCACTCTTCGGTCTTTTGCATGTGGGAATTCATTTCCCCGTATACGAAAAACTCAAAAAGTTTTTGCATAGTGGTGACATCACCCATTCCAACACACTTTTGGGACGTCTCATAGTAGCGTCGGCTCTCTCCAAGATGATTGCCAGCACCATCACCTATCCCCACGAGATTTTACGTACGAGAATGCAGATACAGACGAAGTCCAATAAGCCAGAAAATGGTAAAGGAAAGTTGGCTGCAGCAATATTCAGAATATACAAGACAGAGGGCTTGAGAGGGTTCTATGCGGGTTACGGAATCAACTTGCTCCGGACGGTGCCCGCGAGCGCTGTGACGTTGGTAAGTTTCGAGTACTTCAAGACGTACTTGTTGGAGATCAGCCATAAGGTGTAA
- a CDS encoding predicted protein, which produces MVKFYLKIYATLEGVTDVEPVDTTDSPQEYIFTIQCTKCRTTHDKPVNINRFEQHEISGSRGEASFVFRCKECKSEHSASITRTSSKLTVDDKKPVAILEIDARGLDFEKFHPEGRYEAVGAETGTKFTDVDLSDDEWYDYDDKAGAEVSITDVKWEISRS; this is translated from the coding sequence ATGGTCAAATTCTATCTCAAGATTTATGCCACCTTAGAGGGTGTAACCGACGTTGAGCCTGTGGATACCACCGACTCTCCCCAAGAGTATATCTTTACTATTCAATGTACAAAGTGTAGAACCACTCATGATAAGCCAGTGAACATCAACCGGTTTGAACAACATGAAATTCTGGGATCTAGAGGAGAGGCCTCGTTTGTGTTCAGATGTAAGGAATGTAAATCTGAGCATTCTGCATCTATCACgagaacttcttccaagttaACTGTTGACGACAAGAAGCCCGTGGCTATTTTAGAGATCGATGCCAGAGGTCTTGATTTTGAGAAGTTTCATCCTGAAGGTCGCTATGAAGCTGTAGGTGCTGAAACAGGCACAAAATTCACAGACGTAGATTTAAGTGATGACGAATGGTACGATTACGACGATAAAGCAGGTGCTGAAGTCAGCATCACTGATGTGAAATGGGAGATTTCACGTTCATAG
- a CDS encoding predicted protein (go_function electron transporter activity~go_process electron transport), translating to MRLLKLAVASLALPVVLASPATIPKIENEVQKDDGGISDPAELIVDAKANSNDNNINKNDSGNSPDSAISNSEKSQEDTKKKTDEQEGETNDSIQMPSQLTMADFDSSTSKQLSFIEFYSPYCHHCKALAPIWERAYKSIYPELAKLNIQMRQVNCVESGDLCEREDIAYYPNLRLYAPARDKKTGELIPGKSKDVDGFPRSLTRTSENFVKYLKKSVAEYNAGEIDMDSASELISTDAMLDIMAGDISEPHFVTFFPATDKQWTTTESTGKSQFDKACYDCNEVKQLWDKLSNHVLSVTKTGHFNCQSNPSICKSLGFSELSKVNSKYLPKFAMFLPKRTGKIRFDYNGELSIPKMKSFVTRLFENSQYESLSARGLADVMSYRKSLPAEPLESYPKDGVVSIVFYYNEKTITEEDRAVLPYLLDYVTKSPFNVKLYTSKQDKIESNVLVQAESLVQFINYDHNEPHKQFNKAMHLATTLTSKPTLLVFKDNSLITTVFQSFAPEDIRNEKKIKEFIEDNQYPLYNELTPELLPYYFSDKTEKRADKIVVTFIDSNDAVATNKAIFNMSLAAHEYNYLKKTFYFDDLLKNRSAKDKVVAKLKQSNADSLKIIAAMRKEIPHLFTNSEVLFTYVDISKIDQFKHSAFKFNPDHYKPGDSIVISKDNRYYWDENTQGAQLTNDPHMLKPVLLSLLDSSRGPSINTKLVSSPYGGPLNFMNKIHDRGFIGYIGFFACIYFIAVIARRIVKQRRFASRQSRGIIGNNVPKKD from the coding sequence ATGAGGCTCCTCAAATTGGCCGTGGCTTCACTTGCCTTGCCAGTGGTTCTAGCTTCCCCGGCTACTATACccaaaattgaaaacgAAGTACAGAAAGACGACGGAGGAATCAGCGATCCCGCCGAATTGATTGTAGATGCCAAAGCTAATAgcaacgacaacaacatcaacaaaaaTGACAGTGGTAATCTGCCAGACTCAGCGATTTCTAACAGCGAAAAACTGCAAGAGGATacgaagaaaaagacagACGAACAGGAAGGAGAAACCAATGATTCAATCCAAATGCCGTCGCAATTGACGATGGCTGATTTCGACTCCTCTACCAGTAAACAATTGTCATTTATTGAGTTTTACTCACCCTACTGCCATCACTGTAAAGCTCTAGCTCCAATCTGGGAGAGGGCATATAAAAGTATCTATCCcgagttggccaagttgaacatcCAGATGAGACAAGTGAACTGTGTAGAAAGTGGAGATTTGTGTGAAAGAGAGGATATTGCTTACTATCCCAACTTGAGATTGTATGCTCCAGCCAGAGATAAGAAGACCGGAGAGTTGATTCCAGGTAAGCTGAAAGACGTAGACGGCTTTCCTCGTTCGCTTACCAGAACATCAGAGAACTTCgtcaagtacttgaaaaagtCTGTTGCAGAGTACAATGCTGGAGAAATTGATATGGACAGTGCTTCGGAGTTAATTTCCACTGATGCTATGCTTGATATCATGGCTGGAGACATTTCTGAACCACACTTCGTCACTTTTTTTCCAGCTACCGATAAGCAATGGACAACAACTGAATCGACGGGAAAGAGCCAGTTCGACAAAGCCTGCTATGACTGCAACGAAGTAAAGCAATTGTGGGACAAGTTGTCCAACCATGTGTTACTGGTAACTAAGACTGGCCATTTCAATTGCCAGTCGAATCCTTCAATCTGTAAGCTGTTGGGTTTCAGTGAGTTGTCCAAAGTAAACTCTAAGTATTTACCAAAGTTTGCTATGTTTTTGCCTAAGAGAACAGGAAAGATCAGATTCGACTACAACGGAGAACTCTCTATTCCCAAGATGAAGTCTTTCGTTACGAGGTTGTTTGAGAACTCTCAATACGAGTCGTTATCTGCTAGAGGGTTGGCTGATGTTATGAGCTACAGAAAATCTTTACCAGCTGAACCTTTGGAATCGTATCCAAAGGATGGCGTAGTTTCTATAGTGTTTTACTACAACGAGAAGACGATAACGGAAGAAGACAGAGCCGTTCTTCCTTATTTGTTGGACTATGTCACCAAGTCCCCATTCAATGTCAAGTTGTATACTTCTAAACAAGACAAGATCGAGTCTAATGTGCTTGTACAAGCAGAAAGTTTGGTTCAATTCATCAACTACGACCATAACGAACCACAtaaacagttcaacaaggcTATGCATTTGGCTACtactttgacttctaaGCCTACCTTGTTGGTATTCAAAGACAATTCGTTGATCACCACTGTTTTTCAGAGCTTTGCGCCAGAAGATAtcagaaatgaaaagaagatcaaggaaTTTATTGAGGATAACCAGTATCCTTTATACAACGAATTAACACCAGAGCTTTTGCCATACTACTTCAGTGACAAGACAGAAAAGAGAGCTGATAAGATAGTAGTAACGTTTATAGATTCCAACGACGCAGTAGCCACCAACAAGGCAATTTTCAACATGTCTCTTGCTGCGCACGAAtacaactacttgaagaaaacgtTCTACTTTGACGatctcttgaagaatagaTCAGCTAAAGACAAAGTGGTAGCTAAATTGAAACAACTGAATGCTGACAGTCTCAAGATAATCGCTGCTATGAGGAAGGAAATCCCCCACCTTTTCACCAACAGTGAAGTTTTGTTCACTTACGTAGATATTTCTAAGATAGACCAGTTCAAACACTCGGCATTCAAATTCAACCCAGACCACTACAAGCCCGGTGACTCTATTGTCATCAGTAAGGATAACAGATACTACTGGGACGAAAACACCCAGGGAGCCCAGTTGACCAACGATCCACACATGTTGAAGCcggttcttctttctctattgGATTCTTCTCGGGGACCCAGTATCAATACCAAGTTGGTGAGTAGTCCATATGGAGGTCCACTTAATTTCATGAACAAGATCCATGACAGAGGCTTCATAGGATACATTGGCTTCTTTGCTTGCATATACTTTATAGCAGTGATAGCGAGAAGAATCGTCAAACAGAGAAGATTTGCTTCCAGACAGAGCCGAGGCATAATAGGAAATAACGTTCCCAAAAAGGATTAA
- the PIC2 gene encoding Mitochondrial phosphate carrier protein 2 (Phosphate transport protein 2) (PTP 2) (mPic 2) (Pi carrier isoform 2) (go_component membrane~go_function binding~go_process transport) produces MTDSLKSPKKIELFSRDYYVACTVGGIIACGPTHSAVTPLDLVKCRRQVDPKLYKSNIQGWSTIMKTSGDSILTGFGATLIGYSLQGAGKYGFYEYFKKTYSDLVGPDIANKYKTGIYLSASASAEFLADLALCPLETIKVKTQTTIPPFANSVFDGYSKITKAEGFGGLYKGLVPLWFRQIPYTMVKFATFEKTVEQIYKYLGKPVTSYSPLQQTGVSFLGGYIAGIFCAVISHPADVMVSKINSSKKPSESVGAALSRIYGEIGFKGVWNGLPVRIVMIGTLTGFQWLIYDSFKVYVGLPTTGH; encoded by the coding sequence ATGACAGACTCCCTTAAATCCCCCAAGAAGATCGAGTTGTTCTCGAGAGACTACTACGTCGCTTGTACCGTCGGCGGTATCATAGCCTGTGGTCCTACGCATTCTGCTGTTACGCCCTTGGATTTGGTCAAATGTCGTCGTCAAGTCGATCCCAAATTGTACAAGTCCAACATCCAGGGCTGGTCCACCATCATGAAAACCCTGGGTGATTCCATTCTCACTGGTTTCGGTGCCACATTGATTGGTTATTCCTTGCAGGGTGCCGGAAAGTATGGTTTCTATGAATACTTCAAAAAGACCTATTCTGACTTGGTCGGTCCTGATATCGccaacaagtacaagacTGGTATCTACTTGTCGGCTTCTGCCAGTGCTGAGTTCTTGGCCGATCTTGCATTGTGTCCTTTAGAAACAATTAAAGTCAAGACCCAAACGACAATTCCACCTTTTGCCAATTCTGTGTTTGATGGCTACTCCAAAATCACCAAGGCTGAAGGTTTCGGAGGATTGTACAAGGGTTTGGTGCCATTGTGGTTCAGACAAATTCCATACACCATGGTCAAGTTCGCTACTTTCGAGAAGACTGTTGAACAGATCTACAAGTATTTGGGTAAGCCAGTGACCTCCTACTCTCCTTTGCAACAAACTGGAGTGTCTTTCCTCGGTGGTTACATTGCCGGTATCTTCTGTGCCGTGATTTCGCACCCAGCCGATGTCATGGtgtccaagatcaactccaGTAAGAAGCCATCGGAATCAGTAGGTGCTGCATTGTCCAGAATCTATGGAGAAATCGGATTTAAAGGCGTCTGGAACGGTTTGCCTGTGAGAATTGTCATGATTGGTACTTTGACGGGTTTCCAGTGGTTGATCTACGACTCGTTCAAGGTCTATGTAGGTTTGCCCACAACTGGCCATTAG
- a CDS encoding predicted protein, translating into MLTYILQASAVLKNVTGLQPVDTMAYPFDYKFIVKCTGCKTEHNNPVEMNRFDKFEITGFRREANFLFKCRECRRERYATLTRLPNKIDQDGCQTPILKISTHGIELLEFIPDDQFECQSSLSQRVIQEIGLEEGEWYDFDEEGNGDVGIHDVKWEIVLSR; encoded by the coding sequence atgtTAACCTACATCCTACAAGCTTCTGCTGTGTTGAAAAACGTCACTGGTCTCCAGCCAGTGGATACGATGGCGTATCCCTTTGACTACAAATTCATTGTGAAATGTACTGGTTGTAAGACCGAACACAATAACCCTGTTGAGATGAATCGTTTTgataaatttgaaattaCTGGATTTCGTCGAGAAGCCAACTTCTTATTCAAGTGCCGTGAATGCAGAAGAGAGAGGTATGCTACGCTTACTAGACTCCCCAACAAAATAGACCAAGACGGATGTCAAACaccaatattgaaaatttccaCTCATGGGATAGAGCTCTTGGAGTTTATACCAGACGACCAATTCGAGTGCCAGAGCAGTCTCTCACAAAGAGTGATCCAAGAAATCGGACTAGAAGAAGGAGAGTGGTATGACTTCGATGAGGAAGGCAATGGCGACGTTGGAATTCACGACGTCAAGTGGGAGATTGTTTtatcaagatga
- the CYB4 gene encoding outer mitochondrial membrane isoform (Cytochrome B5 (Yong-Su Jin[2006-01-06 11:42:07])) — MSSITTVPSISKKVSPRFYTPAEVKKHDTPEDLWMIFYNKVYDVTSFAADHPGGVEVLFDCGGVDASEAFEDVAHSDDAVNMLAPYFIGDVVPEEHRKYANERNPVTQYMKSKVIPSSSPRRKRNNKKKVDKVFVEKLTVVLLVFLAVLSFAFYVSLQKFKWSP; from the coding sequence ATGTCTTCTATCACAACGGTGCCTTCGATATCGAAGAAAGTATCTCCGCGATTTTACACCCCAGCTGAAGTCAAGAAACACGATACTCCCGAAGATCTTTGGATGATTTTCTACAATAAAGTCTACGACGTAACATCATTTGCTGCTGACCATCCTGGAGGAGTAGAAGTGCTCTTTGATTGTGGAGGAGTTGATGCCTCCGAAGcttttgaagatgtagCTCATTCTGACGACGCTGTTAACATGTTGGCGCCGTATTTCATTGGAGATGTAGTTCCAGAAGAGCATCGCAAATATGCGAACGAGCGAAACCCAGTCACACAGTACATGAAAAGCAAAGTTATACCGTCTTCGTCTCCTAGAAGAAAGCGCAATAATAAAAAGAAAGTTGACAAAGTTTTTGTCGAGAAACTCACTGTGGTATTGTTGGTCTTTCTTGCCGTCTTGTCGTTCGCATTCTATGTCAGTCTTCAGAAGTTTAAGTGGTCGCCATAA
- the AGE2 gene encoding zinc finger protein (go_component nucleus~go_function DNA binding), with protein sequence MSHRSNALPSSKKTHSEKHKQILKQLLKETPNRSCADCKTAKNPRWASWSLGCFICIRCSGIHRSMGTHISKVKSVDLDAWTDDQIENMVLWGNDKCNTFWEAKLPDSYIPDSSKIESFIRTKYDIKKWAASSHIPDPLSIKVSSGTTSTTAVQPQASKMSQQSSQTSSISDSFDLLSSSNHSGLLEEDFGAFTSSPSPKPQLPEKANNNGNNSNNSNNSLKFPIATVQSAQSTGGSINGRPDLKKSILSLYSSPSASTSFIPQQPRLQTPGQIPSSINGLGNSLSGLNLGSRSTPASPPLSLKSANVASGNSGNIAGAGSGVSASTNDWKNEWSDSNSSVSNKWNQPATTGSSSSANDLDNELFKNVWS encoded by the exons ATGAGCCACCGATCAAACGCGTTGCCTTCGTCGAAGAAAACTCATTCTGAGAAACATAAGCAGATTTTGAAGCAGTTGTTAAAGGAGACTCCAAATCGCTCGTGTGCGGATTGCAAAACTGCCAAGAACCCACGTTGGGCGTCGTGGTCGTTGGGCTGCTTCATATGTATCAGATGCCTGGGGATTCATAGATCTATGGGTACTCACATCCTGAAGGTTAAATCTGTAGATCTAGATGCCTGGACCGATGACCAGATTGAAAATATGGTCTTGTGGGGGAACGACAAGTGCAATACTTTCTGGGAAGCAAAGTTGCCGGACTCGTACATTCCTGATCTGCTGAAGATCGAGAGCTTCATAAGAACGAAGTATGACATCAAGAAGTGGGCTGCATCATCCCACATACCCGATCCGTTGTCAATAAAGGTATCTAGTGGTACAACTAGTACAACTGCAGTACAGCCACAGGCTTCTAAAATGTCACAACAGTCGAGCCAGACATCGAGCATCTCCGACTCATTTGACTTGTTGTCGCTGTCG AACCACTCCGGCTTGCTTGAAGAGGATTTTGGAGCCTTTACCAGTTCTCCTTCTCCAAAGCCTCAACTTCCAGAAAAAGCTAACAACAATGGTAATAACAGTAATAATAGTAACAACTCACTAAAATTCCCAATAGCCACGGTTCAATCAGCACAGTCCACTGGTGGAAGCATAAACGGACGTCCGGATCTTAAGAAGTCCATCTTGTCGTTGTACTCTTCTCCTTCTGCTTCCACCAGTTTCATTCCGCAGCAACCTCGACTTCAAACCCCTGGCCAGATACCATCTTCAATCAACGGCTTGGGAAACTCGCTCCTGGGTTTGAACTTGGGCTCGCGCAGCACGCCGGCATCGCCTCCTCTCAGCTTAAAGTCGGCAAACGTTG CTTCTGGCAATTCTGGCAACATCGCTGGCGCTGGCTCTGGTGTTTCTGCATCCACCAACGATTGGAAGAACGAATGGAGCGACTCGAACTCGTCTGTGTCCAACAAATGGAACCAACCTGCAACCACGGGATCGTCGTCTTCGGCCAACGACTTGGATAAtgagttgttcaagaatgtttGGAGCTAG